A single window of Dermacentor albipictus isolate Rhodes 1998 colony chromosome 1, USDA_Dalb.pri_finalv2, whole genome shotgun sequence DNA harbors:
- the LOC135905741 gene encoding salivary anticoagulant protein P23-like: MAITPFITLSLLVVGALAGTKQDANNYIDTVLRDHLPANVRSLNLDPTNLPGFNIKVDSTGLSNRDLKAQFPSGKLYGLSNVVRRRGDCGVPGWQGSSVTTGCYVSLDSLRLTFDGSVTGYSLLGGKKDISLDLVVEKTNAFVEATAALGQPATLKTLTVTGFEFRVNVNKKLGLSEKREKKFLKAIKQSASAILQGILYTSFREALSRSVSRVPLPRP; encoded by the exons ATGGCCATCACTCCTTTCATCACTTTGAGCCTGCTTGTCGTCG GCGCACTCGCTGGCACCAAGCAGGATGCCAACAACTACATTGACACCGTGCTGCGCGACCACCTTCCGGCCAACGTGCGTTCGCTCAACTTGGACCCCACGAACCTGCCGGGCTTCAACATAAAGGTCGACTCGACGGGTCTGTCCAACCGGGACCTGAAGGCTCAGTTCCCGTCGGGCAAGCTTTACGGCCTGTCGAACGTGGTGCGCAGGCGCGGCGACTGCGGCGTGCCGGGCTGGCAGGGCTCGAGCGTCACCACCGGTTGCTATGTGTCCCTCGACTCGCTGCGACTCACTTTCGACGGCAGCGTCACCGGATACAGCCTTCTTGGCGGCAAAAAGGACATCAGCCTCGACCTAGTAGTCGAGAAGACCAACGCCTTCGTCGAGGCTACTGCGGCCCTTG GCCAGCCAGCTACGTTGAAGACGCTGACGGTGACCGGCTTCGAGTTCCGCGTGAACGTCAACAAGAAGCTCGGCCTGAGCGAAAAGCGCGAGAAGAAGTTCCTCAAGGCCATCAAGCAGTCGGCCAGCGCCATTCTGCAGGGCATCCTCTACACATCCTTCCGCGAGGCCCTCAGCCGCTCCGTCAGCAGGGTTCCGCTGCCCAGACCGTGA